A single Dunckerocampus dactyliophorus isolate RoL2022-P2 chromosome 2, RoL_Ddac_1.1, whole genome shotgun sequence DNA region contains:
- the wdr33 gene encoding pre-mRNA 3' end processing protein WDR33, giving the protein MATDVSSPQRFFHMPRFQHQAPRQVFYKRPDFAQQQAMQQLTFDGKRMRKAVNRKTIDYNPSVIRYLQNRQWQRDHRDLRAIQPDAGCYNDLVPPIGMMNNPMNAVTTKFVRTSTNKVKCPVFVIRWTPEGRRLVTGASSGEFTLWNGLTFNFETILQAHDSPVRAMTWSHNDMWMLTADHGGYVKYWQSNMNNVKMFQAHKEAVREASFSPTDSKFATCSDDGTVRIWDFQRCHEERILRGHGADVKCVDWHPTKGLVVSGSKDSQQPIKFWDPKSGQSLATLHAHKNTVMEVKWNTNGNWLLTASRDHLCKLFDIRNLKEELQVFRGHKKEATAVAWHPIHEGLFASGGSDGSLLFWHTGVEKEVGGMEMAHEGMIWSLAWHPLGHILCSGSNDHTSKFWTRNRPGDKMRDRYNLNLLPGMSEDGVEYDDLEPNSVAAIPGMGIPEQLKAAMEQEQSHKEASSEEMSIPGLDWGMDEVMGKDNKKVPQKKVPYAKPIPAQFQQAWAENKVPMMPPAGDGPKERNVEKLDMKKKTQAEIEQEMAALQYTNPMLLEQLKIDRMMSTEGNMQGKGPVGPFSGQQNFPRPQQMPNSMGPPMGPGGMQPSFMPPGQMGTPSGPPQGMMGPMDMQRHPAPPRNMGPQGPHSMGSGPRGMQGPHGGMMGPPSRGMGPRDLQGAPPQGGMMPPQGSMIGPQGGMIGPPSRTQGNMPNNYGMGNIQGPPGGMHGPPGNMQGPPYMQHQGQTSAPPMHGRGQQGPNNKDPRGPSPNHHMGPPDRQGGGPDQGHYWGDKQQGRHGAQDFDVGQDFHGRGEEGWRHGHAYQGGGGHRVGGGHRGGSGGNWGTDDRPPRDSGEFRGRRDDRFRGGPGRPGGRGYPDEYGGQEEVFDNPEDVRSWDTGGRGRPRGGGPPRGGGHDGYRDGPQMHDGTSPAGRERSLSLQGMDMASLPPRKRPWQDGPGTADPRERDSPASDTGRPLQRDDNSYGPPGRGGRGGWAPALRRGGPPPRGVMRGGSRGR; this is encoded by the exons ATGGCGACGGACGTCAGCTCACCGCAGCGGTTTTTCCACATGCCGCGCTTCCAGCATCAGGCGCCGCGGCAGGTGTTCTACAAGCGACCCGATTTCGCTCAGCAGCAAGCCATGCAGCAGCTCACCTTCGATGGAAAACGCATGAGGAAGGCCGTCAACCGCAAAACCATCGATTACAACCCGTCTGTCATCAGATACCTGCAG AATCGTCAGTGGCAACGAGATCATCGTGACCTGCGAGCCATCCAACCTGATGCTGGATGCTACAATGAT TTGGTTCCTCCCATTGGAATGATGAACAATCCAATGAACGCTGTCACCACAAAGTTTGTGCGCACGTCCACCAACAAAGTCAAATGTCCCGTCTTTGTTATCCGG tgGACTCCTGAGGGGCGTCGCCTAGTCACTGGAGCATCCAGCGGCGAGTTTACGCTGTGGAATGGACTGACTTTCAACTTTGAGACCATTTTACAG GCCCATGACAGTCCAGTGCGTGCCATGACGTGGTCCCACAACGACATGTGGATGCTGACGGCGGACCATGGCGGCTATGTGAAGTACTGGCAGTCCAACATGAACAACGTGAAGATGTTCCAGGCTCACAAGGAGGCCGTTAGAGAAGCCAG TTTCTCACCCACTGATAGTAAATTTGCCACATGCTCCGATGACGGAACTGTTCGGATTTGGGACTTCCAGCGCTGCCATGAGGAGCGCATCCTTCGAG gtCATGGTGCTGATGTGAAGTGTGTGGACTGGCATCCCACTAAAGGTCTGGTGGTGTCTGGCAGCAAAGACAGTCAGCAGCCAATCAAATTCTGGGACCCAAAGTCTGGACAGAGTCTGGCAACACT ACATGCCCACAAGAACACGGTGATGGAGGTCAAGTGGAACACAAACGGAAACTGGCTGCTGACCGCCTCACGTGACCACCTTTGTAAACTGTTTGACATCCGAAACCTGAAGGAGGAGCTGCAGGTGTTCCGAGGGCACAAGAAGGAAGCCACAG CGGTGGCTTGGCATCCCATCCATGAAGGCCTGTTTGCGAGTGGAGGTTCTGATGGTTCGTTGCTCTTCTGGCACACAGG AGTGGAGAAGGAGGTGGGAGGCATGGAGATGGCTCACGAGGGAATGATCTGGAGTCTGGCGTGGCACCCGCTGGGTCACATCCTGTGCTCTGGATCGAATGACCACACCAG TAAATTCTGGACAAGGAATCGTCCTGGTGACAAGATGAGGGACCGTTATAACCTCAACCTGCTACCTGGAATGTCAGAAGATGGCGTGGAGTACG ATGATTTGGAGCCAAACAGCGTGGCCGCCATCCCTGGAATGGGCATCCCCGAACAGCTGAAGGCCGCCATGGAGCAGGAGCAGAGCC ATAAAGAGGCATCTTCAGAGGAGATGTCTATCCCAGGATTGGACTGGGGTATGGACGAGGTCATGGGCAAGGACAACAAGAAGGTCCCTCAGAAAAAAGTCCCCTACGCCAAACCCATCCCAGCCCAATTCCAACAG GCCTGGGCCGAGAATAAAGTTCCCATGATGCCCCCTGCTGGAGATGGGCCCAAAGAGCGCAACGTGGAGAAATTGGATATGAAGAAGAAAACTCAGGCGGAGATTGAGCAGGAGATGGCAGCTCTCCAGTACACAAATCCCATGCTTTTGGAG CAGCTGAAGATAGACCGCATGATGAGTACGGAGGGGAACATGCAAGGCAAAGGCCCTGTTGGCCCCTTTTCTGGTCAACAGAACTTCCCTCGTCCTCAGCAGATGCCCAACAGCATGGGGCCCCCCATGGGCCCTGGAGGCATGCAACCTTCTTTCATGCCCCCTGGTCAGATGGGGACACCCTCTGGGCCCCCTCAGGGCATGATGGGACCTATGGATATGCAGAGACATCCTGCACCCCCCAGGAACATGGGCCCCCAAGGACCTCACAGTATGGGTTCTGGACCCAGAGGAATGCAGGGTCCCCATGGTGGGATGATGGGGCCCCCCTCTAGAGGAATGGGTCCTCGAGACCTACAGGGGGCTCCGCCTCAGGGGGGCATGATGCCACCTCAAGGAAGTATGATTGGACCTCAGGGGGGGATGATAGGGCCCCCTTCCAGGACACAAGGCAACATGCCAAACAACTATGGAATGGGAAACATACAGGGTCCCCCAGGAGGGATGCACGGGCCTCCAGGGAACATGCAGGGCCCCCCATACATGCAGCACCAG GGTCAGACCTCAGCCCCTCCCATGCATGGCAGGGGCCAGCAAGGCCCCAACAACAAAG ACCCCCGGGGGCCATCACCAAACCACCACATGGGACCTCCGGACCGTCAAGGTGGGGGGCCCGACCAGGGGCATTACTGGGGGGACAAGCAGCAGGGCCGACATGGGGCACAGGACTTTGATGTGGGCCAAGACTTTCATGGCCGAGGAGAGGAGGGATGGAGACACGGACACGCCTACCAGGGAGGCGGGGGGCATCGGGTTGGTGGTGGTCATCGAGGAGGCAGCGGAGGGAACTGGGGCACTGATGACAGGCCCCCTCGAGACTCAGGGGAGTTCCGAGGACGACGAGATGACAG GTTCAGAGGTGGTCCAGGTCGACCCGGAGGTCGAGGTTACCCCGATGAGTATGGAGGCCAGGAGGAGGTCTTTGACAACCCTGAAGACGTGAGAAGCTGGGACACTGGAGGTCGGGGCAGGCCACGAGGCGGAGGCCCCCCCAGGGGAGGAG GTCATGACGGCTACCGTGATGGACCCCAGATGCATGACGGGACATCCCCTGCAGGCCGTGAACGCTCTTTATCCCTTCAGGGGATGGACATGGCGTCTCTGCCTCCACGAAAAAGGCCGTGGCAGGACGGCCCGGGGACTGCAGACCCTCGAGAGAGAGATTCGCCGGCTTCCGACACAG GGCGACCTCTTCAGAGGGATGATAACAGTTACGGTCCACCAGGGAGGGGTGGACGGGGCGGCTGGGCTCCAGCACTCAGGAGAGGAGGCCCCCCACCCAGAGGTGTGATGAGGGGCGGTAGCCGAGGTCGGTAG
- the sft2d3 gene encoding vesicle transport protein SFT2C, with translation MAELNRQLQEYLAQSKGGGTAKTISQSRSSTTVDLDDPEPVPGSWFGRWSSTWSGSRGSTAAAQSGSWPWSAEPDPCLPGMSRSQRLVIFGMCAALSALCFCLSVFYAPLLLLYARKFALLWSLGSLFAILAAAMLRGPSKLAASVPTSPGAAVYLCALGETLYAALSLHSTALTALGAAVQVTAIVCYLVTLLPGGSAGIRFVGGMAASAIKRTVSGKTIPI, from the coding sequence ATGGCGGAGTTGAACCGGCAGCTGCAGGAGTATTTGGCCCAGTCTAAGGGCGGCGGTACCGCCAAGACAATCTCCCAATCTCGCTCCAGTACCACGGTGGACCTAGACGACCCGGAGCCGGTCCCTGGGAGTTGGTTCGGCCGGTGGTCAAGTACTTGGTCGGGAAGCCGCGGTAGTACCGCTGCGGCGCAGAGCGGCAGTTGGCCGTGGTCTGCCGAGCCGGACCCCTGCCTTCCCGGCATGAGCCGAAGCCAGCGGCTGGTGATCTTCGGGATGTGCGCGGCATTGTCGGCGCTGTGTTTCTGTCTGTCGGTCTTCTACGCGCCTTTGCTGCTGCTCTACGCGCGCAAATTCGCGCTGCTCTGGTCGCTCGGTTCGCTTTTCGCCATCTTGGCCGCCGCGATGCTCCGCGGACCCAGCAAGCTGGCCGCCAGTGTGCCTACTTCACCCGGGGCTGCAGTCTACTTGTGCGCCCTTGGAGAGACTTTGTACGCCGCGCTGAGCCTCCACAGCACTGCTCTGACAGCGCTCGGAGCCGCCGTGCAGGTCACCGCCATCGTCTGCTACCTGGTGACGCTGCTGCCCGGAGGTAGCGCCGGCATTCGCTTCGTGGGAGGGATGGCAGCGTCCGCCATCAAAAGGACCGTGAGCGGCaaaacgataccgatatga
- the pex5lb gene encoding PEX5-related protein isoform X1 translates to MYQVQGKGQRVVAMVLMERPAKKRSAEGVPLLAGTTKLVAEHQESRPLLSPSIDDFLSESCGDSTSVCPLSSDTSVVDLSEGEDGGGNDKRSPLRRVESAEPIRLEADHPPACYGTPEKTSADSVLDTWHESNTYLDDDGRGCETRGRSCHTSGELLCDPHMKKLLDARSLDDLDLESSRQDSGTSMCRRRTRSMLAKSESLEDEFVRAKAAVESDTQFWDKMQAEWEELARRNWLEETQGQRLTLSTTSPVGEAYSFSANNPYKDHGAAFAEAQEKVVEGDLNDAVLLLEAAILQDPLDSEAWQVLGTTQAENENEQAAIASLQRCLELRPDNLQALMAVAVSFTNSGLQRHACGALYQWLRHNPRYAHLIHPSAATSPSLQDVLLVFQEAVELNVDCVDPDLQTGLGVLFNLSCDFNKAVEAFSEALSVTPQDYLLWNRLGATLANGNRSEEAVEAYTRALELQPGFIRSRYNLGISYINLGAHREAITNFLIALNQQRRSQSCSQNQMSANIWAALRIAVSMMDQPEFFQAADVEDLDQLMVAFHVEDV, encoded by the exons ATGTACCAGGTCCAG GGGAAAGGGCAACGTGTCGTTGCCATGGTGCTGATGGAGCGTCCTGCTAAAAAGAGGTCTGCAGAAGGAGTCCCCCTCCTCGCCGGGACAACCAAG TTGGTCGCTGAGCATCAAGAGAGCCGACCGCTGCTGAGTCCCTCCATTGATGACTTCCTGTCGGAGAGCTGCGGTGACTCCACCTCTGTGTGCCCCCTATCCTCCGACACCTCAG TTGTGGATCTCAGCGAAGGTGAGGACGGAGGCGGGAATGACAAGAGGAGCCCATTGAGGAGGGTCGAAAGCGCCGAACCAATCCGGTTGGAGGCAGATCATCCTCCTGCTTGTTACGGAACACCGGAAAAGACTTCAGCGGACTCCG TGTTGGACACGTGGCATGAGTCCAACACGTACCTGGATGACGACGGGAGGGGGTGTGAGACACGAGGCCGTTCCTGCCATACGTCTGGCGAATTGCTGTG CGACCCTCACATGAAGAAGTTGTTGGATGCTCGCAGTTTGGATGATTTGGACTTAGAGTCGTCCAGACAG GACAGCGGCACATCCATGTGTCGTAGACGGACTCGCTCCATGTTGGCCAAAAGTGAGTCGCTGGAGGACGAGTTTGTGAGAGCCAAGGCTGCTGTggag TCGGACACACAATTCTGGGACAAGATGCAGGCCGAGTGGGAGGAGCTTGCTCGGAGGAACTGGCTGGAGGAGACACAGGGTCAGAGGTTGACTCTGTCCACCACCTCACCTGTGGGAGAG GCTTACAGTTTTAGTGCTAACAATCCATACAAAGACCACGGCGCCGCCTTTGCTGAAGCTCAGGAGAAAGTTGTTGAGGGAGATTTGAATGACGCCGTTCTTTTGCTGGAGGCGGCCATCTTGCAGGACCCGTTGGACTCCGAG GCATGGCAGGTTCTGGGAACAACTCAGGCCGAGAACGAGAACGAACAGGCCGCCATTGCATCGCTGCAGAG GTGTCTGGAGCTCCGCCCCGACAACCTTCAGGCGCTTATGGCAGTGGCGGTAAGCTTCACCAACAGCGGCCTGCAACGCCACGCCTGCGGCGCCCTCTACCAATGGTTGAGACACAACCCTCGCTATGCCCACCTCATCCATCCCTCAGCAGCAACCAG TCCTTCGCTGCAAGACGTGTTGCTTGTCTTCCAGGAGGCAGTTGAGTTGAACGTGGACTGTGTGGATCCAGACCTGCAGACAGGACTCGGCGTTCTGTTCAATCTGAGTTGTGACTTCAACAAGGCGGTGGAGGCATTCAGTGAGGCGCTGTCCGTCACGCCTCAG GACTATCTGCTGTGGAACCGTCTTGGTGCTACGCTGGCCAATGGGAATCGGAGTGAGGAGGCGGTGGAGGCGTACACGAGAGCTCTAGAGCTGCAGCCCGGTTTCATCCGTTCTCGGTACAACCTGGGCATTAGCTACATCAACCTGGGGGCCCACAG GGAGGCGATCACTAACTTCCTGATCGCGTTGAACCAGCAAAGACGAAGCCAGAGCTGCAGTCAGAACCAGATGTCGGCCAATATCTGGGCCGCCTTACGGATCGCCGTCTCCATGATGGATCAACCCGAATTTTTCCAGGCCGCCGATGTTGAGGACTTAGACCAGCTTATGGTGGCGTTCCACGTGGAAGACGTGTGA
- the pex5lb gene encoding PEX5-related protein isoform X3, producing MYQVQLVAEHQESRPLLSPSIDDFLSESCGDSTSVCPLSSDTSVVDLSEGEDGGGNDKRSPLRRVESAEPIRLEADHPPACYGTPEKTSADSVLDTWHESNTYLDDDGRGCETRGRSCHTSGELLCDPHMKKLLDARSLDDLDLESSRQDSGTSMCRRRTRSMLAKSESLEDEFVRAKAAVESDTQFWDKMQAEWEELARRNWLEETQGQRLTLSTTSPVGEAYSFSANNPYKDHGAAFAEAQEKVVEGDLNDAVLLLEAAILQDPLDSEAWQVLGTTQAENENEQAAIASLQRCLELRPDNLQALMAVAVSFTNSGLQRHACGALYQWLRHNPRYAHLIHPSAATSPSLQDVLLVFQEAVELNVDCVDPDLQTGLGVLFNLSCDFNKAVEAFSEALSVTPQDYLLWNRLGATLANGNRSEEAVEAYTRALELQPGFIRSRYNLGISYINLGAHREAITNFLIALNQQRRSQSCSQNQMSANIWAALRIAVSMMDQPEFFQAADVEDLDQLMVAFHVEDV from the exons ATGTACCAGGTCCAG TTGGTCGCTGAGCATCAAGAGAGCCGACCGCTGCTGAGTCCCTCCATTGATGACTTCCTGTCGGAGAGCTGCGGTGACTCCACCTCTGTGTGCCCCCTATCCTCCGACACCTCAG TTGTGGATCTCAGCGAAGGTGAGGACGGAGGCGGGAATGACAAGAGGAGCCCATTGAGGAGGGTCGAAAGCGCCGAACCAATCCGGTTGGAGGCAGATCATCCTCCTGCTTGTTACGGAACACCGGAAAAGACTTCAGCGGACTCCG TGTTGGACACGTGGCATGAGTCCAACACGTACCTGGATGACGACGGGAGGGGGTGTGAGACACGAGGCCGTTCCTGCCATACGTCTGGCGAATTGCTGTG CGACCCTCACATGAAGAAGTTGTTGGATGCTCGCAGTTTGGATGATTTGGACTTAGAGTCGTCCAGACAG GACAGCGGCACATCCATGTGTCGTAGACGGACTCGCTCCATGTTGGCCAAAAGTGAGTCGCTGGAGGACGAGTTTGTGAGAGCCAAGGCTGCTGTggag TCGGACACACAATTCTGGGACAAGATGCAGGCCGAGTGGGAGGAGCTTGCTCGGAGGAACTGGCTGGAGGAGACACAGGGTCAGAGGTTGACTCTGTCCACCACCTCACCTGTGGGAGAG GCTTACAGTTTTAGTGCTAACAATCCATACAAAGACCACGGCGCCGCCTTTGCTGAAGCTCAGGAGAAAGTTGTTGAGGGAGATTTGAATGACGCCGTTCTTTTGCTGGAGGCGGCCATCTTGCAGGACCCGTTGGACTCCGAG GCATGGCAGGTTCTGGGAACAACTCAGGCCGAGAACGAGAACGAACAGGCCGCCATTGCATCGCTGCAGAG GTGTCTGGAGCTCCGCCCCGACAACCTTCAGGCGCTTATGGCAGTGGCGGTAAGCTTCACCAACAGCGGCCTGCAACGCCACGCCTGCGGCGCCCTCTACCAATGGTTGAGACACAACCCTCGCTATGCCCACCTCATCCATCCCTCAGCAGCAACCAG TCCTTCGCTGCAAGACGTGTTGCTTGTCTTCCAGGAGGCAGTTGAGTTGAACGTGGACTGTGTGGATCCAGACCTGCAGACAGGACTCGGCGTTCTGTTCAATCTGAGTTGTGACTTCAACAAGGCGGTGGAGGCATTCAGTGAGGCGCTGTCCGTCACGCCTCAG GACTATCTGCTGTGGAACCGTCTTGGTGCTACGCTGGCCAATGGGAATCGGAGTGAGGAGGCGGTGGAGGCGTACACGAGAGCTCTAGAGCTGCAGCCCGGTTTCATCCGTTCTCGGTACAACCTGGGCATTAGCTACATCAACCTGGGGGCCCACAG GGAGGCGATCACTAACTTCCTGATCGCGTTGAACCAGCAAAGACGAAGCCAGAGCTGCAGTCAGAACCAGATGTCGGCCAATATCTGGGCCGCCTTACGGATCGCCGTCTCCATGATGGATCAACCCGAATTTTTCCAGGCCGCCGATGTTGAGGACTTAGACCAGCTTATGGTGGCGTTCCACGTGGAAGACGTGTGA
- the pex5lb gene encoding PEX5-related protein isoform X2 has translation MVLMERPAKKRSAEGVPLLAGTTKLVAEHQESRPLLSPSIDDFLSESCGDSTSVCPLSSDTSVVDLSEGEDGGGNDKRSPLRRVESAEPIRLEADHPPACYGTPEKTSADSVLDTWHESNTYLDDDGRGCETRGRSCHTSGELLCDPHMKKLLDARSLDDLDLESSRQDSGTSMCRRRTRSMLAKSESLEDEFVRAKAAVESDTQFWDKMQAEWEELARRNWLEETQGQRLTLSTTSPVGEAYSFSANNPYKDHGAAFAEAQEKVVEGDLNDAVLLLEAAILQDPLDSEAWQVLGTTQAENENEQAAIASLQRCLELRPDNLQALMAVAVSFTNSGLQRHACGALYQWLRHNPRYAHLIHPSAATSPSLQDVLLVFQEAVELNVDCVDPDLQTGLGVLFNLSCDFNKAVEAFSEALSVTPQDYLLWNRLGATLANGNRSEEAVEAYTRALELQPGFIRSRYNLGISYINLGAHREAITNFLIALNQQRRSQSCSQNQMSANIWAALRIAVSMMDQPEFFQAADVEDLDQLMVAFHVEDV, from the exons ATGGTGCTGATGGAGCGTCCTGCTAAAAAGAGGTCTGCAGAAGGAGTCCCCCTCCTCGCCGGGACAACCAAG TTGGTCGCTGAGCATCAAGAGAGCCGACCGCTGCTGAGTCCCTCCATTGATGACTTCCTGTCGGAGAGCTGCGGTGACTCCACCTCTGTGTGCCCCCTATCCTCCGACACCTCAG TTGTGGATCTCAGCGAAGGTGAGGACGGAGGCGGGAATGACAAGAGGAGCCCATTGAGGAGGGTCGAAAGCGCCGAACCAATCCGGTTGGAGGCAGATCATCCTCCTGCTTGTTACGGAACACCGGAAAAGACTTCAGCGGACTCCG TGTTGGACACGTGGCATGAGTCCAACACGTACCTGGATGACGACGGGAGGGGGTGTGAGACACGAGGCCGTTCCTGCCATACGTCTGGCGAATTGCTGTG CGACCCTCACATGAAGAAGTTGTTGGATGCTCGCAGTTTGGATGATTTGGACTTAGAGTCGTCCAGACAG GACAGCGGCACATCCATGTGTCGTAGACGGACTCGCTCCATGTTGGCCAAAAGTGAGTCGCTGGAGGACGAGTTTGTGAGAGCCAAGGCTGCTGTggag TCGGACACACAATTCTGGGACAAGATGCAGGCCGAGTGGGAGGAGCTTGCTCGGAGGAACTGGCTGGAGGAGACACAGGGTCAGAGGTTGACTCTGTCCACCACCTCACCTGTGGGAGAG GCTTACAGTTTTAGTGCTAACAATCCATACAAAGACCACGGCGCCGCCTTTGCTGAAGCTCAGGAGAAAGTTGTTGAGGGAGATTTGAATGACGCCGTTCTTTTGCTGGAGGCGGCCATCTTGCAGGACCCGTTGGACTCCGAG GCATGGCAGGTTCTGGGAACAACTCAGGCCGAGAACGAGAACGAACAGGCCGCCATTGCATCGCTGCAGAG GTGTCTGGAGCTCCGCCCCGACAACCTTCAGGCGCTTATGGCAGTGGCGGTAAGCTTCACCAACAGCGGCCTGCAACGCCACGCCTGCGGCGCCCTCTACCAATGGTTGAGACACAACCCTCGCTATGCCCACCTCATCCATCCCTCAGCAGCAACCAG TCCTTCGCTGCAAGACGTGTTGCTTGTCTTCCAGGAGGCAGTTGAGTTGAACGTGGACTGTGTGGATCCAGACCTGCAGACAGGACTCGGCGTTCTGTTCAATCTGAGTTGTGACTTCAACAAGGCGGTGGAGGCATTCAGTGAGGCGCTGTCCGTCACGCCTCAG GACTATCTGCTGTGGAACCGTCTTGGTGCTACGCTGGCCAATGGGAATCGGAGTGAGGAGGCGGTGGAGGCGTACACGAGAGCTCTAGAGCTGCAGCCCGGTTTCATCCGTTCTCGGTACAACCTGGGCATTAGCTACATCAACCTGGGGGCCCACAG GGAGGCGATCACTAACTTCCTGATCGCGTTGAACCAGCAAAGACGAAGCCAGAGCTGCAGTCAGAACCAGATGTCGGCCAATATCTGGGCCGCCTTACGGATCGCCGTCTCCATGATGGATCAACCCGAATTTTTCCAGGCCGCCGATGTTGAGGACTTAGACCAGCTTATGGTGGCGTTCCACGTGGAAGACGTGTGA
- the si:ch1073-184j22.1 gene encoding erythroferrone isoform X1, translating to MQQRGCVSSLFIILAHWRPHPPYLPLCGNRRSRDFLPSMWLLLGIMMMLMSGSQEVVVQNEEFQDVSPASSWLMFLKNSNNEASSRTSKVTTRKHQGPPGPQGLLQPGQRHLKLADVTSKACVRCEGPPRVSASFLGRLLQAVSVRRRSLLEVRGFSQAIRFQRGQSFNGSDGRFVAPFAAFYQLSANLLLQSGDRVHMRPRDSVRAAICLDSLCQSNLSIESVMGMTSVGGAFRIFLTGTFFLQAGEYASVFVDNGTGSAISILTDSFFSGILLGA from the exons ATGCAACAAAGGGGGTGTGTTAGTAGTCTTTTCATCATCCTTGCACACTGGAGGCCACACCCTCCTTATCTCCCTCTGTGCGGCAACAGGAGATCACGTGACTTTCTACCAAG CATGTGGCTCCTCCTGGGAAtaatgatgatgctgatgagCGGCAGTCAGGAAGTTGTGGTCCAGAATGAGGAGTTTCAG GACGTGTCTCCTGCCAGCTCTTGGTTGATGTTCCTCAAGAACTCCAACAATGAAGCTTCTAGTAGAACTTCAAAGGTCACAACCAGAAAACATCAGGGACCTCCAGGCCCACAAGGACTCCTCCAACCTGGACAGCGTCATCTCAAACTGGCAG ATGTGACATCAAAGGCGTGCGTGCGGTGTGAAGGCCCTCCTCGAGTCTCCGCCTCCTTCCTGGGCCGCCTCCTGCAGGCCGTCAGTGTTCGTCGCCGCAGTCTGCTGGAGGTGCGCGGCTTCAGTCAG GCCATCCGCTTCCAGAGAGGTCAAAGCTTCAATGGCAGCGATGGCCGCTTCGTGGCGCCGTTCGCCGCTTTCTACCAGCTGAGCGCCAACCTCCTGCTAC AGTCAGGTGACCGTGTCCACATGCGACCTCGAGACAGCGTGAGAGCTGCCATCTGCCTCGACTCCCTCTGTCAGAGTAACTT gtctATAGAGTCTGTGATGGGCATGACCAGTGTGGGAGGAGCATTCAGGATCTTCCTCACGGGAACGTTCTTCTTACAG GCTGGCGAGTATGCGTCCGTCTTTGTGGACAACGGCACCGGCTCGGCCATCAGCATCCTGACAGACTCTTTCTTCTCTGGAATACTGCTGGGAGCTTGA
- the si:ch1073-184j22.1 gene encoding erythroferrone isoform X2, with product MQQRGCVSSLFIILAHWRPHPPYLPLCGNRRSRDFLPSMWLLLGIMMMLMSGSQEVVVQNEEFQDVSPASSWLMFLKNSNNEASSRTSKVTTRKHQGPPGPQGLLQPGQRHLKLADVTSKACVRCEGPPRVSASFLGRLLQAVSVRRRSLLEAIRFQRGQSFNGSDGRFVAPFAAFYQLSANLLLQSGDRVHMRPRDSVRAAICLDSLCQSNLSIESVMGMTSVGGAFRIFLTGTFFLQAGEYASVFVDNGTGSAISILTDSFFSGILLGA from the exons ATGCAACAAAGGGGGTGTGTTAGTAGTCTTTTCATCATCCTTGCACACTGGAGGCCACACCCTCCTTATCTCCCTCTGTGCGGCAACAGGAGATCACGTGACTTTCTACCAAG CATGTGGCTCCTCCTGGGAAtaatgatgatgctgatgagCGGCAGTCAGGAAGTTGTGGTCCAGAATGAGGAGTTTCAG GACGTGTCTCCTGCCAGCTCTTGGTTGATGTTCCTCAAGAACTCCAACAATGAAGCTTCTAGTAGAACTTCAAAGGTCACAACCAGAAAACATCAGGGACCTCCAGGCCCACAAGGACTCCTCCAACCTGGACAGCGTCATCTCAAACTGGCAG ATGTGACATCAAAGGCGTGCGTGCGGTGTGAAGGCCCTCCTCGAGTCTCCGCCTCCTTCCTGGGCCGCCTCCTGCAGGCCGTCAGTGTTCGTCGCCGCAGTCTGCTGGAG GCCATCCGCTTCCAGAGAGGTCAAAGCTTCAATGGCAGCGATGGCCGCTTCGTGGCGCCGTTCGCCGCTTTCTACCAGCTGAGCGCCAACCTCCTGCTAC AGTCAGGTGACCGTGTCCACATGCGACCTCGAGACAGCGTGAGAGCTGCCATCTGCCTCGACTCCCTCTGTCAGAGTAACTT gtctATAGAGTCTGTGATGGGCATGACCAGTGTGGGAGGAGCATTCAGGATCTTCCTCACGGGAACGTTCTTCTTACAG GCTGGCGAGTATGCGTCCGTCTTTGTGGACAACGGCACCGGCTCGGCCATCAGCATCCTGACAGACTCTTTCTTCTCTGGAATACTGCTGGGAGCTTGA